TATTCCAGGccattctcagtcactgatccctgtctcaacagtactataagtcagtcagtatactatcttcagatatcatggactctgaatacaatctgtcacaatcgagattcatatccgaacaattctgtataccacaatctcagttcccagaatattcaattcaatcatacgctgcgaatatatcaaaatgtcatagataaaacgagcataaggTCTTCAGAATATTGTTGAACACAGGATCCATCAATCCATAATTGGAACTGAAATACTTTCCAGAGAAACATATATtcaaatgtaactctaactcttagacaataattctttcaactgatatctcaattctttcagttcaatcagtatcagtctatacaaattataaaatgaaaccaatacctggtatcaaatcaaggctgaaatcattcTTCCTAATCCAGGACAACCATGcaatctcatctgaaagactatagcaaacctCTTGCTATTAGTAAATCAATTCATGATAGGCTCAgcttcagtcatcaactgaatacataaggaattactccattcctttcgataatcatcgaatcataaacaatacagatatcaaggaattcaaaatcaagaatccttatCGTATATCATTTAttccttggccatttcaggtccgaatcttaccatctcctggcaagaatctatcATAGCTATGTACTTGTTCAATATATCAATATCCATTatgcagtcatcatcagacaatacaagtacaatctagtctaattcaatctcattttcaacttactgcagtatatcaTATCccacagaatatcactgatatcaaattctttctccaaaaggtaaagaagcaatactacagtagatacaaaaccaacaggtaaagcatatatcagcgccacccaatcaaggataatcataatgattgcattagtatatatcaatacatatgcatcataatcatagaggaacaatacctgccactatatcaagtgtgtcctgggtctgttccttgatcaccatatccagatgatctagctccctgaaatcctcgggaacctctcagttctagtactcctttggttgtaatccaccaacttctgacagcttctcgtaactgagggaataccagtgtaattctctgttcatctgtacaattaattaaatcgaacagtatttctatgtcatcaaaccagttctcgtactcttcagacgtcccgataccactcagaatcggcggctgaaataactgaaactctttcaatttaattttcatctgaatttctgatacatctatctaaTAAGACGAAGTGCTACCCCTTTCTGAAATTATTctacgaggtatatctgatgatcacaggaATCAGTAATCACAAGAGATAATCAATCCcaatccctttctgatcagcttaccttctgatcaagaattggttctgattcattttcaaatcagatatattaccaaatAAATTCAGATTTCAGGTAACGTACATTTaaacggaataaaacatgctggcatgctagcatactcaatgtaaatcaacatgatactgtatcacatgctagcaatcaaaagcaggaaagaaaactcagtctaccccgctcattcttttctatctcagtgctaaggaacctacagttcaaggacctacagctctgataccacctgttgtggggacccggacgctaattcattccttaatcgtatttaggaataaataatcaagtataataaacagggtctaatttttttttttttaaattacacagcggaaacataatgtaattaaattcaaattacatattaaacataacatacaattattgtatgatctacaataatccgactaggttcaactatacgTCAGTGCTGaaccctaagttgcttcaaagtccggatctccacgctatctagtccagcctcgttctcttcacGACCCTGattctagcccacctgttgccatgcacacatacaaacaagacaacagccggataactccggtgagatataaatatcccagtataaatcatgtatacatgcaatcatataaatcatataagagcatataacaaaaatcatatcctatatcaacatcatgatataaatcaataacaagaataaatcatattctaaacatgtaccctaatcaggaacataattcaatatctagaataaatcctattctaggcatgtaccaatatcaggaacctaaatcaatatcaagaataattcctattctaaacatgtaccaatatcaggaacataattaatctcaagaataacttctatactaaacatggaccaacatctggaacatgatcagtatcaagaatgatttctattctaaatatgtaccaatatcaggaacataaaaggacatgaaccatattcaggaacataatcaacatcaatcaatatcaatcaatataactgtcactcaagctcgtgactctacgttttagactagactcaatcctagtctagggatcccggtttccagatgtggtattcctatatcgaattccgtaaaggagggaaccataatctctattactcgatataaccagtgccctggtattcctatatcgaattccgtaatagaaaaattccaataccctttactcgatataaccaaatatggtgttcctatatcgaattccataatggattccattactcgatataaccaaacatccagtgtcctgacctaaccgtcatggactgtagctctatcgccaatatcctatcttgagacatcgtgcaatgtgccgtggcgataccaccactatccggcacttctgtcacaagataactcgtctaatacctgtcatctaatatcaagagaacaagtacatcaatcaacttaatgcaaatatcaatgcaataaggtaaagtatgtgatttaggggaactcgagtcaaacctccctcgagttgtgcaatcccaactcaacattaatttatacctttatcttctcgctcagaagaagaagaagtcccgactctatctcggtccattctcaatctggaaatgacaatataaaacaggcacaatatcaatatcagttctgaactcaagactgtctctttaaatctgaaacgatatatcgagaatcataatatcaatattccattctcaattcaactctgaatctgattaatctgaattaactcaaatcagcggcataacggcacaatctcagtattcccgtcaataccatatcaccagatattaattacaaatcataacccatatttgatatgatttgtaatcagtctataatccaaatctattccatttcaattaatataatctgaaaaatcataacaattccagaatcaatctgtttccCGATCTCACTTcggttctacgatgtctaacatgtcaagaacatcatatatgaattatatcaaattcctacaacatcatcttttcaaatgatattaaaactcaatgaaacttacatcctttggaAGCTTTTGCCAAGAAAAGCACGGAACTAGGCTCAGATCAAAAATCAGACGGCTAGATCttgcataataaattttttaaatgaaaaagaGCTTGAGGGAAAAGCTCTCGGTTGCCTTGCTGCTGAATTTCTGAATTGTGTAATGAAATGGGAAAGAATCACACGTACAAGTCAAATTGCATGGCTAGAGACATGTGTCAACTTTTccataattgcactttagtccctcaacttttcactatttgcaaattggtccccgctcaatctttttaattcaattcaatcctaaataattgcaaacatcttgtaatataattcaacactccataattctctaattcaataatctcggtttaaaataatatcatttctataatctcggaccttacacATATATTCTCCACATGTTATTATTCTAATCAGCTGCCTGAAATAAGGATAAAGATCGCTtgagtgatcatttgatgatgTACTGAACAACCCTCATTCCGACTGTCCAAATGTTTATCACTTATCTAGTGGAATAACCTAaggttatggttgtacatcattagtcctttgaAGTACGTAATAGCCAATACCATGTCGTCAGGGATTCACCGTTTGCCTACGAATGAAGATAtcatatgtgatctgatgagctAATAGTGCAAGGAATCTCAGATGAGAGTAAGACATGTACATTTTGAAAAGTGTTTTCTCAGTTGCACATATCATGTCATTGTTATTCCTCAAAGATATGTCACATCATTATCGAATTCATTTGCAACTTTTGATATACTAATGATTGCAaattcgatcgagatatatgagttgaatggCCCATACTGTACGTTAACTATAACttaggttcttgcaggcacaaTCAGTGACCTATGAAAGAGATTTGTACCGTCTATAAATCGATTTATTTTGATCGTCGATAGAGGTTATGATGAGTTcacaatgatttatttagtaatttagaaTCTACTAATTACGTAATAATGTTAGTAATCGTGAGAATTAAGTATACATATTTCTCATGGAATATTATAGAGGGatctataattgattaattaataaattaaaaattaattaagaaattaaattattattatttaattttacatATATCTCTCTacttatatatgtgtgtgtctatatatatatatatatatatatatatatatatatatatatatatatatatatatatatatatatatatatatataatataatctaAAGAGTTTACTTgacaatatatatattatatgataattttaattaattaaaataaaagattCTTACTGAGATTAGGATTATGAATCCTAGTAGCACTAAGTTAgtagtttttttattattatgttaTCAAATGTTAATAACATGTAACATAACCTTATAATAGATATACACAAATCCCCTCCTCCTAGAATAAAAATTTTGGCAACACACCCCTTTAATTTCACAAGGAAATTTCAACCACCCTTCCACACCGTCGCGCCGCCATAAAAATTCGGCAATCCAATCTCGAGGAAAATTTTGTTTAGTTTTCTAGTGCGATCTATACGAGGAATCTATATGTTTCTGATCGTGGACCTTATTTGACGAGtgaagaataaggaagatatgTTCGTTAAGATTTACAAGAAGGACCAACTGCGTTAATTTCGGAATGATTTGGTGTCCAGCATTAAATACTCAAACGTAAGCAgatctaaacaccctatgaacgTTTTAAATCATACGATATCAAATGAACagtcaaaacaaaaaatttaagcATATGTTGCGCGTCGAATGCTAGATTAATACAATATTCCAACACATTATTCTtacagttaaaaaaaaaaaactgtatCCCTGAAATTATTTGAATATGTACGTTTGTATTACACAAATTCATTTTTGGACTCAGGTGTCCCTTTATTTGGAAGAAACATAGTGACCGGTGAATCCGGGAGCAAGCTGCAGAAAAAGGCGATACTTAATAAGTGGACATAAAAGAAACAACGGATCATGATTTTGAGCGAGAATTTATTAGTTCGCCatgaattttgaaggaaaataaaaaataatttataatttgtttATATATTTAGGGAGGTAGATTATAACTAATTGAACTCGATTTGTACTTTTATCAGGATGCTGCTGGTTCATCCTGCAAGCCAAATGTAAACATTTTCCTACCCGTGCGTCATAGTTATTTGCTAGCACATTCGAATGTTGACGTGATGtggacaatcaaaatataattaactttcattgatttttatttatgtacaatgttaaatttatatttacgcttgttaatttaatttttaattatttacagtattaaatttatatttacgatggttaatattaataataaaaataataaatgaaaaaataatcaaaactagtttataaattttgaaaaaaaatcagataatttaatttcaacaaTTCCCCAACTCAAGTTGAATACATATATATCTTCTGTTACTAATAAggttcaaaaaatttaaaaaattaccgTAATATCTATGACCAATTTTCATAATGAGAATATTATCCGATTTTAAGTACACATCGaagtaattaaaatttagattaaactataaaaaaaacttctaaaaaattaaataaaataaaaagatacAAACAAACGTATAGTACTTGATTACTATTTAtataaaaagtttaaaaatataatacgtTCTAATCTAACAGTGACTCTTGGCGACGTGCATGTATTTACAAGATAGTGCAGTTGCTTCTCCTTTACGAAATCGAAAAATGGGAAATCATGCCGTTGACTTCCAATTCTTACCTTGTGGCCATTTCGTCAAAATTACAGCAGCGACAAAATATAGACCAAATACGTAACGGCACGTGTCTGACCTGATTCTGATTCGCTCATGATAAAAAGAAACCTTGTCGAGTCTTACCTTGGAATCATGAAAAAAGATTTCTcaaaaaaaatatcaagatTGATAAATCCTTTCAAGGTGGTAGCTTTCTTCATGCCCacaaatcaaaatcttttaatcttttcttgatttcttgtcTGGTTGTATTTATGGGTAACGTTCTAAGACTTTTGTACGGCCAATGCTGCAAGCCGACGGCGGATTCCGACGCGGCCGGCTACCATGGCGTCATAGTCTCCAATGTTGGAGTATCGGCACTGGCCCAggatttgtataattttgaaatGACTTCCCAGGTACCCAATAACATTAAGCCTATCGATTAATCAAGTCTTTCGTATATTCTTGAAACAAATTAGAAAAGGGTTAATCTTGTTCGGAAATATTGTGAATTTAGTTGAACTAATGGTTTGATGTGGTTTCCGGAGCTGATTCAAAGCTTTTCTTGCTGTTTAATTTCgggtttttagtattttttgtGCAAAAGAAAAATTATATTCCGCTGTTGTAACTCTTGGTTTCAATATTTATAAGGTTCCTCAAGGACTCAGCAATCATGTTGTCTCCTCTAAGAAAGCACAGGCCAACTGGTAATGTCACTGCTaatttcttgaatttgagatttattattttcttttatgTTATAATTATTTCTTGGTGAAATTTTGGTAGATATAGAACTAAAATGCCCCTCCAAGGTTAAGTGGTATGCATATACATGCAAAGAATTTATCTGGAGGGTGACTTCACGTATTTTGTTTACAAATCTTGTATATATGTTTCAAAACATGTAAGTTAATTATGATGGAATCATGGAACTTGAGGTTATTGGTCTGCTAGTTTCCATGCTAATTTTTAACCGGGTTCGTTcgatttatttatgctcaacCTATGCACACAAATCAAGGTATAGGAAACTTTCGGAGGCATGGAGAGAAACAAAACCTCCCCCTATAACACCAGAAGAAGCTTCAAGGCTTGTAATCCTGACCTTGAAAGGACATCAGAAAGCTGACGTTGAGGTACTAAAATAACATACCTTGGTATGGTCCTCAAAAGAATGCAAGGTTTTAGTAGAACTTATTGATTTATTACAGGGATTGTTGACTTTTTATGGCCTTCCTTTACCTCATATTTTGGTTGAGCTCACTAGTGTCGCTCCTCCATCACGACCACAAGGGCTCAAATTCGAATTATACACTCTTCCAGTAAGCACAACATACAgtttcttgaaaaatatttcaGGATTGGAGTTTCTTTTAGTTTCATATCATCTGATTATCGACTTGTTTGACATAATGTTTTGTGTATGAATAGATTGATGCGAAGGCTGTGGCAGATGGAGATACAATTACTGCGTATGTGAGCACTACGGATCAGAGAGAATCTGCAATTGTCCCTAGAGAAGTGGAAGTTGCAGCTGTTCAAAGATCCAAGGCGCGAGCTCGGAAGAATTATAATAAGGCCGACGAACTTCACAGGAAAATTATTGATATGGGATATAGGTTGGACAATTCTTGTgcaaaatttgttgagtttctCTCTTAGCGTATTTCAGTTTGTGTTTGTGTACTCTTGAAGAAATCATTGATGAGTTAGGCATGTCTTGCAGGGTTATACCGGTTCAAAATCAGGAGGTTCTTGCACGAAAATATCGAATAAGACTAAGGTAAGGAAACTGTTAATTGTATTTGAGGAGTACCCTTATGTAGAGGCAGAATAAAGATTTTGCTTCATCAGGGTGATTAATGTTTTATCATATAATACTCAAGTAAAGGAAAAACAGCGGTACGGATTTTAAAATTACATGACAGAATCAAGATTTTCAACAATCAACGTTTTGTTTGTTTAACACTCGTAGGATTTAATAGAATGCTACTGAAAAATATATGCGTAACAGGGATAAGTAAGATTTAGGGAGACCCACACAGGCCGCTTTCTCTTTGCCACTATGCCTGCCCTTAACTTGCCATACGTCACTTCATTTTTACAGTGTAACTTAAAATGATCTTAAATGCAATGTGACAGGGGAATTGATACACCAGAGAGTAAAATGGATTATGGGCCAAAGGCAAAGGAAGAACTGGCTAATATCGTTCGAGGCAATTGTCTAAGAGTTTTGGTGTTCGATGAGGATCGTTACGGTCGCTTTGTTGCAGATGTTTATTGTAACGGCATATTTGTGCAGGTACTGGatttttatacattttcttaatCCATTCTACTAAATCAAAGTCACTATTTttcatcaaaactttaaaacttctgATGTCTGTGCATTGTGCATACACATTTTATTACGGCATATTTATTTCGCTATGCACTTCAATTTGATTTAGTGTACAGGGAATACAGACTTTCTGAATGCTCATTTGTGTAGGAATTAATGCTTAAGAAGGGACTAGCATGGCATTATAAAGCATATGATCAACGGCCCGAGTTGGATAAGGTAACTTCTCTCTTTTTATGCTGGGCAAGCTCTGAAATTTGGTCGAGTACATAGTTATTAAAATCCCATAAAGTGCGGACTTACGCTCAAGGCTCAACCTTCGTGCTTCAGTGCAATTTAAGCTGCAACACTTTAATGGAGTCTGCTCTCAACGATGAAGCCGAAGCCTTGGTGCACTTTTAAATAATGACATCTTAAataagagtatgtctcttgtaagacggtctgtctcatgaatctttatatgtgagacgagtcaattttaccgatattcacaataaaaaataatactcttagcataaaaaacaatacttTTTCATTTGTCTCACAGAATACGACccgaccatctcacacaagtttttgcccttaAGCAAATAAGATAATGGTAGTTTATTTTCCTTATATGCTATATCTAAGTAGTTTTGTACATTTAATGGGTTATAAGGTgcgttttaaattatataagatGGAATTCCATATTTAAATTCTAGCAGCTCATCTTTTTTTGTACTCGACTCCATGAAACGTGCACCTTGCCTTGAATCTTGAACCTAAGTCTACTTGTTGGTGTAGGAATCTTGCAAACCAACAGTCGATAATTTGTAATGTAAATTGAACACCCTTCTTATTTGCGTTGTTTTGTAATGAAGTGGGAGAGAGAGGCTCGGGCGAAACGTGTTGGATTATGGGCAGCTTCCAATCCTCAAATGCCATGGGAATGGAGGAAGAACAAGCGTGAAGGCAGACACTAAAAACAAAGAATCTTCAAGTGTCGATTAGGATTTGTCAAATTAGTGAAAGATTTGgaattattaatatttatcGCGGAAGTATATTTTTACTCATTGTGTAATATATTTGTgcttattatgttttatttagTTGTTGTTATTTGTAAAACGTTTGTCATTTATGAATGTCGTTGTAAATTTACTCACTAAATAATTTCTGACAAATTACATTATTTTTTCTCATGTAATTTGATACATTTCAACAATAATGATTGATAACCCGGAAAGAGCTCGAATAATCTTTGGACTCGAGCGGCAAGAAAAAGATCGGGAATTCAGAGCTGGTCCCAGAAAGTCAAGAAAGACCCGGTAGGAGTCAGCCTGAGCAAAGAAAGAGTACCTTATTTTAATCCACCCCGGGCACATCAACTCGATAAGCTTGTCAGACTACTATCAACTTGTACGAGCCTAGGCCCATAACCTCAACCGGGAAACACAAGAAGACTAAGTTAATTGATCGTGGACCCTGTCCACCGAAAATCAAATGGCATATTCCTCTCCACGTTCTCAGATCATGCTGAAATCAAGACGTAGGCCACATCCTTACTTTGTGGACTACCCGAGCATCTCAGAATGGTCACCGGCACCCTCTAAATACCTCCAATAGTGGTAAAACAGGGGAGTTCACTTTTATTGTCACAAGCACTCTCTACGTATTTACTTAAACACACTTTCTTTCATCTGCGTGTATATTTGACTGAATTGAGCATCAGAGTAGTCACATCGAAAATCTTTCCGGCACCCCACTAACGTTTCTTGTTCTCAAGAAGACAGGTTATTCAGTTCGGGTTCATCCACCAGTATgtacaaggaaagagcacatctTTGTCCGGGAAATTTCCCACACCCAACTCACCTAATTTTTCCGAGCAGTATCATTGTCGCCTTCTGTGGTAAACCGATCTATagacgtagatatggtttccACTTGAAAGTCATCACGAAAGAATCACTGTGAAAGGGAGGCCCACTGACTCAGCAATCCATTGAGGTAATCCACTattatgaaattattattatcccaaagttttggtgattgaaaaaataaaacagCACCTAACTGTTTCAGGAAAATAGCcgcaatttattttatataacatGAACAATTCAAAACAGCTTGAAGCTCAACCGCCTACAGCTTGAAGAAGTTTCAACCGTTAGAAAACTTTCAACCGGCTGTTCAAAGCCTTCAAACCGCTTCATTCAAGAGTCATTCATTGCTCACTTAATGAAATAAATTCTCATGACCAGCTCAGGACATTCATTGGTTTTACACTGCTACAAGTCAACCATGTCTTGCACTAATCAAGATAAAGATATGCATTTGTGTCACTATTCCATAATAGAAAGATTGCTTAAACATCCTACAAGCTCTGATCGAGCTAACAGTTATCACAAAAGGATGCTTAGCAGCAACTCTTTAAAGAAACAAGATTCAAAGCTACACAAGAAAAGAGAACATTAAATGTTTGCTGAAAGATGCATAATATAGTTCGATCATTTAACCTTTTCAACCACGCGATTGACACACTACTAAAGATTGCATACTCAAATATCTTAGCGCGCTTAAAGTTCATATATTTCATCAATCATCGACCACGTACTCAGCAGAAAGATATCTGATCAATCAATTTCGTACTACTCAAAACATACAGTTTTCTTTTATCGGTAACCTTTTGGTTATTTGATGATTGTGTTTTCTGGTGAACCGAGGGTTCTTAAAATCCAGAAGtataaagtgatcactaagagtttcaaaacaggcagtgtgataagtcctgattAGAGTGAGTTGTTGCAATAAGTTTGTaaagccaaagtcttttagtggaatcatTCCTAaagaggaagaaggggtgacgtaggagttttatctccgaacatccataaaaatcatGTGTCTTTACTTTCCGTGAGCACTTACATTTCGAACCGTTTGTTGTTAATAAGCAGCCAACCAGTTGAAGCTATCATTAGAAATTGTGAACCATTTTCCGCACTTTTCAAGTGATTCATATTTCTAACTGTTCCAGAAAAACTTTCAACTGCCtaaaaatgattgaaaacaaattttaaaaataaatatttttaaagagtttattcactCCTCCTCTAATATCTTTCTCGATCCTAACATCCAGCCCCTAACAACTCTCAACAAACCATCACTCGCTAAGATCTAGCTCAGTGGATCACGGCGGTTGTTCAAGAGGCCATGGCTGGGAAAATACCCCCAAAAAAGAATCCTCGACGAGAACAGGAGGAGTCCGAGGATGAGTTTCATCTTCATGACTGGTCTGGAAAGAATGATGAAAACTCTAGGGCTGGCTCCAAGGTTTTTACCATGACCGATGAATTAGAAGAGCTAAGGAAAAAGGTGAAAAAGCTAGAAGGATAGGTCAGGTCTTCTCATACTGCCCTGGTCGAGTCAAGGGGACGTCCCTTCTCCACCCAGATAGTGAATGAGCCCATGCCCATTCACTACAAGTCGGCTAAGGTCCGGAACTATGATGGGAATACTCATCTAGAAGATCACCTGACCTGGTTGCTGCATTGTTACGAGGATAGAATCAAATGCAAGGCTTTTCTGACCACGTTAGTAGACTCAGCTCAGTATTGGTTCGAGAAGCTTGAACCTCAAAGCAACCATTCTTTCTAATATTTCATGAATCTTTTCTTGCATCACTTCAGCAGCAGCAAAAAATATAAGAAGACTGCCTTATATGTT
This is a stretch of genomic DNA from Primulina eburnea isolate SZY01 chromosome 11, ASM2296580v1, whole genome shotgun sequence. It encodes these proteins:
- the LOC140805129 gene encoding staphylococcal-like nuclease CAN2, whose amino-acid sequence is MGNVLRLLYGQCCKPTADSDAAGYHGVIVSNVGVSALAQDLYNFEMTSQVPQGLSNHVVSSKKAQANWYRKLSEAWRETKPPPITPEEASRLVILTLKGHQKADVEGLLTFYGLPLPHILVELTSVAPPSRPQGLKFELYTLPIDAKAVADGDTITAYVSTTDQRESAIVPREVEVAAVQRSKARARKNYNKADELHRKIIDMGYRVIPVQNQEVLARKYRIRLRGIDTPESKMDYGPKAKEELANIVRGNCLRVLVFDEDRYGRFVADVYCNGIFVQELMLKKGLAWHYKAYDQRPELDKWEREARAKRVGLWAASNPQMPWEWRKNKREGRH